The region GCCTATGTCGATTTCAGAATTGCGCCCTATTTTAACATTCGCGCCCCCGGCATTGATCTTGTGCCGATCGACTGGCTCAATCTTTATCATGAGCCCACCAATTTCTATAGCGTCCGGCGCCCGGAACTTGACAACGGACTCATACCATCGACGTGGAAGGCTCCATCTGCGAGCATTTGGGGGCAAATCACCGAGGGTCTGAATTATCAGTTTCAGGTCAGTCAAGCGCTGGAAGATTATGGTGATGATTTCGCGCTGCGGACGGATGCCAACGGTGTCCCACTGTTCCCGTTCGGCTATGCTCCGGGAATTGATGGAATCGATGCGTTGGGATTGTCGCAAGCGCCCTTGGGGGACTTCCGCCAGCTCAGCAACTATCTTGGATATACGTTCCGTCTGAGCTATGCGCCGACATTTTGGCCAGGGTTCGACGGCGGCTCTTCCGTTTACTTTACCCCGAGCACGACACCGCGGGGCGCCTATAGCAATACTGGGATATTACTTGGCCGTTCAAGTCTCACAATCTTCGAGACGGATTTCCGTTACCACGTCCCTGACACGGGCCTCGAATTCCGCGGCGAATTCGTTGATGTCCTGTTTGGCAATCCGGCGAATCTGCGGGCGAACAACGACACAGATCCCTTCGACAACGTCGGTAAGAGCATGTTTGGCGGATCCGCCGAGGTCGCTTATCACTTGCCACTCACTCCGTTTTTTGGTCCAATCCTCGGCAGCAATTGGGAAGCCGTGCCATTTTATCGCTACACCTATCAGAATTTCCAGACAGGCGGTTTTGCCGGCACTGATTTCAACTTCCCTACGGGTTCTGGCATACAACAATTTCACGACGTCGGGTTCGCCGTCTATCCGACGCCGGAGCTGGTTTTAAAATTGAACTACACGAGAGCGATCAATGCGGCACCGCTCGGAGCGCAATCCGACAGCGTGTTGGGAGGCGTCGGCTTTTTCTTTTGACCAGCGCACGCCAAGAATGTGCTATCAGCGCGATGCTGGCAGCACATTCTTTGTGATCAGATAGGGAGTTATGGCATGGATGGATGGATCCGCTGGGCCGCCCCGGCGGCGGCGGTTGCGATAACTTTGCCCGCCTACGCTTACCAATATTCGAGTATCGGCGCGGCTCAGCAGCACGCCTTTCCAGGAGCCCGCTTCGAAGAGGTTCAGCCGCAACGTGTGTGGAAGGCGCTCAACGGCGGCAGTGTTGCCGGATACTTCTTTGTCGACCACGTCATTGGCAAGCACCTCTACATCGACTATTCGGTTGCTCTCGACGCGGCTGGCCGTGTCCGCCGCGTCGAAATCCTAACCTACCGGGAATCCTACGGTTTCGAAGTCGCGGATGCGAGCTGGCTATCGCAATTCGTTGGCAAGAGCAGCGGCAGCGCCCTGCAAATGAATCAGGATATTCGCAACATCTCGGGTGCCACTTTGTCGTCGCGGCATGTGACGGAAGGGGTGAAAAGAATATTGGCGTATTATGCAAGCCGCTTGCGATAATCTCCGCCGTTTACGGCCTCTGCTAGGGACTTTTGTCGAAATTGGTGCCGACGGTGCAGGGGCCTTGGCGATGGAGGCGGCCGTCGAGGCGGCGTTCGCGGCGGTTGAAACCGTGCATCGCTTGATGAGCTTTCATGAGGAGAGCAGCGACGTGAGCCGCCTCAACCGGGATGCTTTTAAAGCACCAACAGAGGTGCATCCCTGGACCTATCAAGTACTCGAAACGGCGCTCGATTTGCACAGCTGTTCGAATGGACTGTTCGACATAAGGATTGCACCCACTTTGCAGAAGCTTGGTCTCTTGCCT is a window of Methylocapsa sp. D3K7 DNA encoding:
- a CDS encoding FMN-binding protein, whose translation is MDGWIRWAAPAAAVAITLPAYAYQYSSIGAAQQHAFPGARFEEVQPQRVWKALNGGSVAGYFFVDHVIGKHLYIDYSVALDAAGRVRRVEILTYRESYGFEVADASWLSQFVGKSSGSALQMNQDIRNISGATLSSRHVTEGVKRILAYYASRLR